In Thiovibrio frasassiensis, one DNA window encodes the following:
- the fmt gene encoding methionyl-tRNA formyltransferase — MGTPEFAVPSLQALLDHREEVVAVVCQPDKPKGRGRKLSPPPVKELALAAGIPVLQPTKVRTPEFLEELRSYRPDLMVVTAYGRILPGPLLSLPPLGTINVHGSLLPKYRGAAPVQWAVLNGDTETGITIMQMDEGMDTGDILLPGSLAIEPDDTAGTLAVKMAALGGRLLTEALERLKEGNLPPHKQDERLVTLAPPLSKELSAIDWQKTAREISCRIRGLDPWPMAHTTLEGKWLRLFAPQIIPGPVREAPGTLCRADKTGLTVATGEEYLRIGEVQLEGSKRMSADAFLRGRPLAPGLRFPT, encoded by the coding sequence ATGGGCACCCCGGAATTTGCCGTGCCCTCGCTGCAAGCGCTGCTTGATCATAGGGAAGAGGTGGTCGCCGTGGTCTGCCAGCCGGACAAGCCCAAGGGAAGGGGCCGCAAGCTGAGCCCGCCGCCGGTCAAGGAACTGGCCCTGGCCGCAGGCATCCCGGTTCTCCAGCCGACCAAGGTCAGGACGCCCGAGTTTTTGGAAGAACTCCGCTCCTACCGCCCCGATCTTATGGTGGTGACCGCCTATGGCCGCATCCTGCCGGGACCGCTCCTGAGCCTGCCGCCTTTGGGCACCATCAACGTGCACGGCTCACTCCTCCCAAAATACCGGGGTGCGGCTCCGGTCCAGTGGGCAGTGCTCAATGGCGACACGGAAACGGGCATCACCATCATGCAGATGGACGAGGGCATGGACACCGGCGACATCCTCCTGCCGGGGAGCCTGGCCATCGAACCCGACGATACCGCCGGCACTCTGGCCGTGAAGATGGCCGCTCTCGGTGGCAGGCTGCTCACCGAGGCCCTGGAACGGCTCAAGGAGGGGAATCTCCCTCCGCACAAACAGGACGAAAGGCTGGTCACCCTGGCGCCCCCGCTCTCCAAGGAATTAAGCGCAATCGACTGGCAAAAAACGGCCCGGGAAATCAGCTGCCGGATCAGGGGGCTCGACCCATGGCCCATGGCCCACACCACCCTGGAGGGCAAATGGCTTCGCCTTTTTGCCCCGCAGATTATCCCTGGGCCTGTGCGCGAAGCCCCCGGTACCCTGTGCCGGGCTGACAAAACCGGGCTAACCGTGGCTACGGGCGAAGAGTATCTGCGGATTGGCGAGGTGCAGCTTGAAGGGTCCAAACGGATGAGCGCGGATGCCTTTCTCCGCGGCAGGCCTCTTGCCCCAGGCCTCAGGTTCCCCACATGA
- a CDS encoding response regulator, with the protein MEPDNDMKVLVVDDSLVMRRIITNHLMALGYSKILEADSGEKALQILEKEGVDLILSDWCMRGMHGIEVLRSVRKNEATRSIPFIMVTAEAQPHLMLEAIRAQVSDYVVKPFTRENLRQSIEKVLVLGQVGS; encoded by the coding sequence ATGGAACCTGATAATGATATGAAGGTGTTGGTGGTTGATGATTCGCTGGTCATGCGGAGGATCATCACCAATCACCTGATGGCATTGGGATATTCCAAGATCCTTGAGGCGGACAGCGGGGAAAAGGCGCTGCAGATTCTGGAGAAGGAAGGGGTGGACCTTATTCTCTCCGACTGGTGCATGCGGGGAATGCACGGCATTGAGGTTTTGCGGAGTGTTCGAAAAAATGAGGCCACCAGGAGCATCCCCTTTATCATGGTAACCGCCGAGGCGCAGCCGCATCTGATGCTCGAAGCGATTCGGGCCCAGGTCAGCGATTACGTGGTCAAGCCATTCACCAGGGAGAATCTGCGGCAAAGCATCGAGAAGGTTCTTGTCTTGGGGCAGGTCGGGAGCTAG
- the priA gene encoding replication restart helicase PriA, which yields MSASPPYLEVAVAAPLPQTLTYAALRDGRVAKPGQRVLVPLSGRLLTGYVLALSEEKPEFRLKPIADLLDDFPVFPEKLVPFFRWVARYYHYPIGEVIRGALPGGLTSQSGRRLKITEAGLHYFQREQPQLIQDTPWLANLTANKKLSAATVRKLWRGKERRLIEQWAEQGLLTVEQIISGASIGQKTESCVLLAQEAASPETLASLKPSEAKTLALLEEMRTPAAQGIPRRELTALYRGAGKPLAALAAKGLISLVERPVYRDPFGETPPFFPRPAQLTVDQENALAQLNPAIRQKKYSAFLLHGVTGSGKTEVYLQAAETTLALGRSVLVLVPEIALATQLEAHFLSRFGETVALLHSGLARGERFDQWQRVVSGEARIVIGARSAIFAPLGDPGLIIVDEEHDGAYKQEDSLRYQGRDLALLRGSQGGATVLLGSATPSLISYQHALSGKYTLLTLPARIENRPLPQVELVDLQAVNTVSGRPPLFSPQLKQALRATLSRGEQSLVFLNRRGFAGCMLCSDCGQAVQCPHCRITLTLHKGRGELVCHYCGFATNSRTVCTNCRSLNLAPIGFGTERIEEELTGMFPKARIARLDHDTTRNRQDFLRILRAVHEREVDILVGTQMITKGHHFPHVTLVGIVWADAGLGMPDYKGGERTFQLLAQVTGRAGRGEQPGKVIVQTHQPTHYSIAAARDHDYPRFFAKEMGLRKALGYPPFSRLINLVLDGEQEEGVQSRASLLAAKGKSLLPRYRRTAILGPAPAPLARLRGRFRWQILLKGPDLEELHGLCLELEQEQSRLGAAVNLSVDVDPENML from the coding sequence ATGTCCGCATCACCCCCCTATCTTGAAGTCGCCGTGGCTGCTCCGCTGCCGCAGACCCTGACCTACGCCGCCCTACGCGACGGAAGGGTGGCCAAACCTGGGCAACGGGTGCTGGTCCCCTTGTCCGGACGGTTGCTCACCGGCTATGTCCTGGCCCTCTCCGAGGAAAAACCCGAGTTCCGACTCAAGCCCATTGCCGACCTCCTCGACGATTTCCCGGTTTTTCCGGAAAAATTGGTCCCCTTTTTCCGCTGGGTGGCCCGCTACTATCATTATCCCATCGGAGAGGTGATCCGGGGCGCGCTGCCCGGCGGACTCACCTCGCAAAGCGGCCGCCGGCTTAAGATCACCGAGGCGGGTCTGCACTATTTTCAACGGGAACAGCCCCAGCTTATTCAGGACACCCCCTGGCTCGCCAATCTGACCGCCAATAAAAAATTGAGTGCGGCGACGGTGCGCAAACTCTGGCGGGGCAAAGAAAGACGGCTCATCGAACAGTGGGCGGAACAGGGGTTGCTCACCGTGGAGCAGATTATCTCCGGGGCGTCCATCGGCCAAAAAACAGAGTCCTGCGTGCTCCTTGCCCAAGAAGCAGCGAGTCCGGAAACCCTCGCCAGCCTCAAGCCCTCTGAAGCGAAGACCCTTGCCCTCCTCGAAGAGATGCGCACCCCTGCAGCCCAGGGTATTCCCCGGAGGGAGCTGACCGCCCTCTACCGGGGCGCGGGAAAACCCCTTGCCGCTCTGGCCGCAAAAGGCCTCATCTCCCTGGTGGAGCGCCCGGTCTATCGCGATCCCTTTGGCGAAACCCCGCCTTTTTTCCCCAGGCCCGCCCAACTCACCGTTGATCAGGAAAACGCCCTGGCCCAGCTGAACCCGGCCATTCGCCAAAAAAAATACAGTGCCTTCCTCCTGCACGGCGTCACCGGCAGCGGTAAAACCGAGGTCTACCTGCAGGCCGCGGAAACCACCCTGGCTCTGGGCCGCAGCGTCCTGGTGCTGGTGCCGGAAATCGCCCTGGCCACTCAGCTGGAGGCGCATTTTCTTTCCCGCTTCGGCGAGACCGTGGCCCTCTTGCACAGCGGCCTGGCCAGGGGCGAGCGTTTTGACCAATGGCAGCGGGTGGTTTCCGGGGAGGCGCGCATCGTCATCGGTGCCCGCTCCGCCATCTTCGCTCCCCTTGGTGACCCGGGGCTGATCATCGTCGACGAGGAACACGACGGAGCCTACAAGCAGGAAGACAGCCTCCGCTACCAGGGCCGCGATCTCGCCCTGCTCCGCGGCAGCCAGGGCGGGGCCACGGTATTGCTCGGCTCGGCCACCCCATCGCTGATCAGCTATCAGCATGCGCTCAGCGGCAAGTACACCCTGCTCACTCTGCCGGCCAGAATAGAAAACCGGCCCCTGCCCCAGGTGGAGCTGGTCGATCTCCAGGCCGTAAACACGGTCTCCGGTCGGCCGCCGCTCTTCAGCCCGCAACTCAAACAAGCACTGCGGGCGACCCTGAGCCGAGGAGAACAGAGTCTCGTCTTCCTCAACCGTCGCGGCTTTGCCGGCTGCATGCTCTGCTCCGACTGCGGCCAGGCGGTGCAATGCCCCCATTGCCGGATAACCCTGACCCTCCATAAGGGAAGGGGCGAACTGGTTTGCCATTACTGCGGCTTTGCCACCAACAGCCGCACGGTCTGCACCAATTGCCGCTCGCTCAACCTGGCGCCCATCGGTTTCGGCACGGAACGCATCGAGGAGGAACTTACCGGGATGTTTCCCAAGGCCCGGATCGCCCGCCTTGACCACGACACCACCCGCAACCGCCAGGATTTCCTCCGCATCCTCCGGGCGGTGCATGAGCGCGAGGTCGACATTCTGGTAGGGACCCAGATGATCACCAAGGGGCACCATTTCCCCCATGTCACTCTGGTGGGCATTGTCTGGGCCGATGCCGGGCTGGGCATGCCCGATTACAAGGGCGGCGAGCGCACCTTCCAGCTCCTGGCCCAGGTGACCGGGCGGGCAGGGAGGGGCGAGCAACCGGGGAAGGTCATCGTCCAGACCCACCAGCCCACCCATTATTCCATTGCCGCGGCCCGCGACCACGATTACCCCCGCTTTTTCGCAAAAGAAATGGGGTTGCGCAAAGCCCTCGGTTATCCGCCCTTCAGCCGGTTGATCAACCTTGTCCTTGACGGCGAACAGGAAGAGGGGGTGCAAAGCCGGGCCTCGCTTTTGGCCGCCAAAGGGAAATCCCTCTTGCCCCGGTATCGCAGAACCGCCATCCTTGGCCCGGCACCGGCGCCCCTTGCCAGACTGCGGGGCAGATTCCGCTGGCAGATCCTGCTCAAGGGGCCGGATCTGGAAGAGCTGCATGGCCTTTGCCTGGAGCTCGAACAGGAGCAGAGCCGCCTGGGAGCAGCGGTGAATTTGTCGGTGGACGTTGATCCGGAAAATATGTTATAA
- a CDS encoding universal stress protein: MNDIKKILVPTDFSIHSNRVLQAAIMIARKFDAAIEVVFVVESLDAYAGFAVPHLPLENLEKELLERAKRKMTEFIAEDMAKDVPHASTVLTGNVAAEIVRHAEAEGCDMIMIGTQTCKGVEKALFGSVTERVIKTAHCPVLSMNPCI; encoded by the coding sequence ATGAACGACATCAAAAAAATTCTGGTTCCCACGGATTTTTCCATTCATTCGAACAGAGTGCTGCAGGCCGCCATCATGATTGCCCGCAAATTCGATGCGGCCATCGAGGTGGTTTTTGTGGTGGAGAGCCTGGATGCCTATGCCGGTTTTGCGGTGCCCCACCTGCCCCTGGAAAATCTGGAAAAAGAACTGCTCGAGCGGGCCAAACGCAAGATGACCGAGTTCATCGCAGAGGATATGGCCAAGGACGTCCCCCATGCAAGCACGGTGCTCACGGGCAATGTCGCGGCAGAGATCGTCCGCCATGCCGAGGCCGAAGGGTGCGACATGATCATGATCGGCACCCAGACCTGCAAGGGGGTAGAGAAAGCACTTTTCGGCAGTGTTACCGAGCGGGTGATCAAGACCGCCCACTGCCCGGTACTCAGTATGAATCCCTGTATTTGA
- the def gene encoding peptide deformylase, whose translation MALREIVTYPFPILKTTAKPVTDFGEDLAKLVADMAETMYDAPGVGLAAPQINIPLQLCVIDISPKDAPRELIVLANPKIIKGEGQEIDEEGCLSVREYCSNVVRFAKIWVEAQDINGQPLRFEAEGYYARVIQHELDHLNGTLFIDRISSLKRTLYKKKIKKMIRAEEGK comes from the coding sequence ATGGCTCTGCGCGAGATAGTCACCTACCCCTTTCCCATTCTCAAGACCACGGCCAAGCCGGTCACCGACTTTGGCGAGGATCTTGCAAAACTGGTGGCCGACATGGCGGAAACCATGTACGACGCACCCGGCGTCGGCTTAGCGGCCCCGCAGATAAACATCCCCCTGCAGCTCTGCGTCATTGACATCTCGCCCAAGGATGCGCCCCGGGAGTTGATTGTGCTGGCCAACCCGAAGATCATCAAGGGCGAAGGCCAAGAGATTGACGAGGAGGGGTGCCTCAGCGTACGCGAGTATTGCAGCAACGTGGTCCGCTTTGCGAAAATTTGGGTGGAGGCCCAGGATATCAACGGCCAGCCGCTGCGTTTTGAAGCGGAAGGGTATTACGCCCGGGTGATCCAGCACGAACTCGATCACCTAAACGGCACCCTGTTCATCGACCGGATCAGCTCCCTCAAGCGGACGCTCTATAAAAAGAAGATCAAAAAAATGATCAGGGCCGAAGAGGGGAAATAA
- a CDS encoding TVP38/TMEM64 family protein, producing the protein MTRFLKSRIFYLLLILAAIGGVIFYAFQQDNLFARVLHYLQNSRQHGEEIRAAILAKGGFAPLLFIGLQILQVVIAPIPGEASGVLGGYLFGALPAFAYSSFGLTIGSWLAFMVGRLLSDLVRRRLEHTAIYHRFNHLISKGDFIIPFVLFLLPGFPKDSLSYLLGMSHMPLPVFLFISFVGRMPGTLLLSFQGAEIFQGNYLKLVFLLGISALIAIPYAFYHKQILAWLTHYSRRTFPSNDINSSGPPKNK; encoded by the coding sequence ATGACCCGATTCCTGAAAAGCCGCATCTTCTACCTTCTGCTCATCCTTGCCGCAATCGGGGGGGTTATCTTTTACGCCTTCCAGCAGGACAACCTTTTTGCCAGGGTCCTTCACTATCTGCAGAATTCGCGGCAGCACGGGGAAGAGATCCGCGCAGCCATCCTGGCCAAGGGCGGATTTGCACCGCTTCTCTTCATAGGCCTCCAGATCCTGCAGGTCGTTATTGCGCCCATTCCCGGCGAGGCAAGCGGGGTCTTGGGCGGCTATCTCTTCGGCGCCCTGCCGGCCTTTGCCTATTCCTCCTTTGGACTCACCATCGGTTCCTGGCTGGCCTTCATGGTCGGCCGATTGCTGAGCGACCTGGTCCGCCGGCGGCTGGAACACACCGCCATCTACCATCGCTTCAACCATCTCATCAGCAAGGGAGACTTCATCATCCCCTTCGTTCTCTTTCTCCTGCCCGGGTTCCCCAAAGACTCCCTCTCCTATCTCTTGGGCATGAGCCACATGCCGCTGCCGGTCTTTCTCTTCATCTCCTTTGTCGGCCGGATGCCAGGCACCCTGCTCCTTTCTTTTCAGGGCGCCGAAATTTTCCAGGGCAACTATCTCAAACTTGTCTTTCTCCTGGGGATTTCCGCCCTGATTGCCATCCCCTATGCCTTCTATCACAAGCAGATTCTCGCCTGGCTCACCCACTACAGCAGACGGACCTTTCCCTCTAACGATATAAACAGCTCTGGCCCGCCGAAGAATAAATGA
- the galU gene encoding UTP--glucose-1-phosphate uridylyltransferase GalU, whose amino-acid sequence MNVRKAVIPVAGKGTRFLPASKAIPKEMLTIVDRPTIQYIVEEVVASGIEEIVFVTSQGKSAIENHFDYDFELDTILRQKGKDALCEEINHISNLIDITTVRQKKPLGLGHAIWTTRNVIGNEPFLVLLGDDLVLSKVPCCQQMLTLHEEMDAPIVAIQKVPQTETNQYGIVEGSQIREGVYQVDRMVEKPAPGTTDSDLAIIGRYLLTPEIFPLLEKTTPGHGGEIQLTDALLALAKQRPMYAYEFTGTRFDAGDKLGYLKAIVAYALRHPVISKEFKKHIKEVCADF is encoded by the coding sequence ATGAACGTACGCAAAGCTGTTATCCCGGTGGCCGGCAAAGGCACCCGCTTTCTCCCTGCCAGCAAGGCAATTCCCAAGGAAATGCTCACCATCGTTGACCGGCCGACCATTCAGTACATCGTCGAAGAGGTGGTTGCCTCCGGGATCGAAGAGATTGTTTTTGTCACCAGCCAGGGAAAATCAGCCATCGAAAATCATTTTGACTATGATTTCGAACTCGACACCATCCTCAGACAAAAGGGCAAGGATGCGCTCTGCGAAGAGATCAACCACATCTCAAACCTCATCGACATTACCACGGTCCGCCAAAAAAAACCATTGGGACTGGGGCACGCCATCTGGACCACGAGAAATGTCATCGGCAACGAGCCCTTCCTGGTTCTGCTGGGCGATGATCTGGTGTTGAGCAAGGTCCCGTGCTGCCAGCAGATGCTCACCCTGCACGAAGAAATGGACGCACCCATCGTGGCTATCCAAAAAGTACCGCAAACAGAAACCAACCAGTACGGAATCGTGGAGGGCTCCCAGATCCGGGAAGGGGTGTATCAGGTGGACCGCATGGTGGAAAAGCCCGCACCCGGCACCACCGACTCCGATCTGGCGATTATCGGCCGCTATCTCCTCACCCCCGAGATCTTTCCCCTGCTCGAAAAAACAACCCCGGGCCACGGCGGCGAGATTCAGCTCACCGATGCCCTGCTGGCCCTTGCCAAACAGCGGCCCATGTATGCCTACGAATTTACCGGAACCCGCTTCGACGCGGGAGACAAGCTCGGCTACCTCAAGGCGATCGTCGCCTATGCCCTGCGGCATCCGGTAATCTCCAAGGAATTCAAGAAACACATCAAGGAAGTTTGCGCGGATTTTTAA
- a CDS encoding DUF6763 family protein → MPLDTEPIEGNWYEAIEDGTRFVVVTVDEDEGLVELQHDNGATEEITLEDWYEADLTAIAPPDEMGLYDDLAEDEDEVQGGHQTENPEEDNWGEPLPELEE, encoded by the coding sequence ATGCCCCTCGACACAGAACCCATTGAAGGCAACTGGTACGAGGCCATCGAGGATGGCACCCGCTTCGTTGTCGTCACCGTTGACGAGGACGAAGGGCTTGTTGAGCTCCAGCATGACAATGGGGCAACAGAAGAAATCACTCTGGAAGATTGGTATGAGGCTGATCTCACCGCCATTGCCCCCCCGGACGAAATGGGGCTCTACGATGATCTAGCGGAGGATGAGGACGAGGTACAGGGAGGACATCAGACAGAAAATCCCGAGGAGGACAACTGGGGGGAACCCTTGCCCGAGCTTGAGGAATAA
- the tilS gene encoding tRNA lysidine(34) synthetase TilS, whose product MHSFIKKVGETIKREAQLVAGERCVVAVSGGPDSMALLYTLAQLAPLLEVSLVVGHLDHGLRPKEAAAEASLVQEAAQGLGLVCECGKVEVAAYAKEQGLSREHGARNLRYGFLEELAARHRADKIAVAHTADDQAEEVLLRLVRGTGRAGLAGMARVRDGLVIRPFLGIAKAEILRYLAAENIPYCLDSSNRERIYLRNRIRLDLLPYLQAHFNPNIGNSLRETATILQGEEELLAGMASQAYAQAVVEEQGEPANLMIQLENFLAHPLAIRRRILETACWRMGCRPTFRQIAQLLSLAETGGEGAGLHLARGLRVVRAEGRMLFCYPQGRKPVRGNLMAVGKEEVSFCRALPGPGEYSLEGLGVRIKVRQLATLPEGWEGEGAKVLYCDGEKVSFPLLVRFVRQGDRFHPLGASGRKKVGDFFTDQKIPAGQRQRIPILADQEGIIAILGVRPDQRAAIGSQTRRILAVSLHPLSPGENGFTEKAIHGK is encoded by the coding sequence ATGCATTCTTTTATCAAAAAGGTCGGGGAAACTATCAAGCGCGAGGCGCAACTTGTTGCCGGAGAGCGCTGTGTCGTGGCGGTCTCCGGCGGTCCGGACTCCATGGCCTTGCTGTATACTTTGGCGCAGTTGGCCCCACTTCTTGAGGTTTCTCTGGTGGTTGGCCATCTGGATCATGGCCTGCGCCCCAAGGAGGCCGCGGCTGAGGCCAGTCTGGTGCAGGAAGCGGCGCAGGGGTTGGGGCTTGTCTGTGAATGCGGCAAGGTGGAGGTTGCCGCGTATGCCAAGGAGCAGGGCTTGTCCCGGGAGCATGGTGCCCGCAATCTGCGTTACGGATTTTTAGAGGAACTGGCCGCGCGTCATCGAGCCGACAAGATTGCCGTAGCCCATACGGCGGACGATCAGGCCGAGGAGGTTCTGCTCCGGCTTGTCCGGGGGACTGGCCGGGCGGGGTTGGCCGGCATGGCAAGGGTGCGCGATGGTCTGGTTATCCGGCCTTTTTTGGGCATCGCCAAGGCGGAGATCCTCCGCTATCTGGCGGCAGAAAATATCCCCTATTGTCTCGACAGCTCCAACCGGGAACGGATCTACCTGCGCAACCGCATCAGGCTCGATTTGCTCCCGTACCTGCAGGCGCATTTTAACCCCAATATCGGCAACTCCCTGCGGGAAACGGCGACGATTTTGCAGGGGGAAGAAGAGCTCTTGGCCGGGATGGCCAGCCAGGCCTATGCCCAGGCGGTTGTGGAGGAGCAAGGCGAACCCGCGAACCTGATGATTCAGCTGGAAAATTTTTTGGCTCACCCTTTGGCCATCAGGCGGCGCATTTTGGAAACCGCGTGCTGGCGTATGGGTTGTCGGCCAACCTTCAGGCAGATTGCGCAGCTGCTCTCGCTGGCGGAAACCGGGGGGGAGGGGGCAGGTCTGCATCTGGCCCGCGGCTTGCGGGTTGTCCGGGCGGAGGGGCGGATGTTGTTTTGTTATCCGCAGGGGCGGAAACCAGTGCGCGGCAATCTTATGGCTGTCGGGAAGGAGGAGGTGTCTTTTTGTCGAGCGCTTCCCGGCCCAGGGGAATATTCCCTTGAAGGTCTGGGGGTACGGATCAAGGTTCGTCAGCTGGCAACCCTTCCCGAGGGATGGGAAGGGGAGGGGGCGAAGGTCCTCTACTGCGATGGTGAAAAGGTTTCTTTTCCGCTGCTGGTCCGTTTTGTTCGGCAGGGAGACCGGTTTCATCCCCTGGGGGCATCGGGGCGGAAAAAGGTCGGCGATTTTTTCACCGACCAGAAGATTCCTGCGGGACAGCGGCAAAGGATCCCCATCCTGGCGGACCAGGAGGGAATCATTGCCATCCTCGGCGTGCGTCCCGACCAGCGGGCGGCCATCGGCAGTCAAACCAGAAGGATTCTGGCCGTAAGCCTGCACCCTTTGTCGCCCGGTGAAAATGGCTTTACTGAAAAAGCGATACATGGTAAGTAA